One genomic window of Methanosarcina acetivorans C2A includes the following:
- the flaJ gene encoding archaellar assembly protein FlaJ, translating into MTFVQTVPNLSLNAAKQGAESYFNIARKLKNTRVVERVNDDMLFLLIYMAAISTADIERDRIFYYAGRQKEYEASKYFRQIHILASKWGYEYSKACQYISQKLKDVYLSKFLVRMANILSSGEQEKNFLKQEKIIREEIYSNEYERSVESLKKWTDGYNALMVSVTLVVTIILVSVMIYNVTNIEAIAFLLQVLIFFISGLALYIIYKAAPAEKKVHALRFKSKEQEQIRLLSRVLLPIGAIVLIALILRGTELKFILLGVTVFTLPIGIIAMEDDRKINERDSSFPTFIKTLGTLAGTTGITIRSAMEKLDRENIGCLKPGVEELHSGLSMGFKSKLCWEKFIGETGSELINRCSRIFTDAVELGGDPAEIGNIVSNSSLAIVLLRMKRQMVSSGFRGLAIALHAVMVGLLVFVLEMISKFSWLVSKMNESYISMEGGTGGISAMGMSMFDVAESIPMLYRLTFSVIIILTVSNTLVVKIVEGGGDYKLFFYGGLMSGISGLCMILIPPVVSSVFTFQI; encoded by the coding sequence ATGACTTTTGTGCAAACAGTTCCGAACTTAAGCCTGAATGCAGCAAAACAGGGAGCCGAAAGCTACTTTAACATTGCCAGAAAGCTGAAAAATACCAGAGTTGTTGAAAGAGTCAATGACGATATGCTCTTCCTGCTGATATACATGGCTGCGATTTCAACTGCGGATATAGAAAGGGACAGGATCTTCTATTATGCAGGTCGCCAGAAAGAGTACGAAGCTTCGAAATATTTCAGGCAGATCCATATCCTCGCCTCGAAATGGGGGTACGAATATTCAAAAGCCTGTCAGTACATTTCTCAGAAATTAAAGGACGTTTATCTTTCAAAATTTTTGGTAAGAATGGCAAATATCCTTTCTTCCGGAGAGCAGGAAAAAAATTTCCTGAAGCAGGAGAAAATCATAAGGGAAGAGATCTACTCCAATGAGTACGAACGAAGTGTCGAATCTCTGAAAAAATGGACCGACGGCTATAATGCCCTGATGGTATCCGTAACCCTCGTTGTTACCATAATTCTGGTTTCAGTCATGATCTATAATGTCACGAATATAGAAGCAATTGCTTTTCTACTACAGGTTCTAATTTTTTTCATAAGCGGGCTTGCCCTTTACATAATATATAAGGCAGCTCCTGCCGAAAAAAAGGTACATGCGCTCCGCTTCAAATCAAAGGAACAGGAGCAAATAAGGCTATTGAGTCGGGTTCTGCTCCCTATCGGAGCGATTGTTCTCATTGCCCTCATTTTGCGCGGAACTGAACTGAAATTTATTCTGCTCGGAGTGACCGTTTTTACACTTCCTATAGGCATTATTGCTATGGAAGACGATCGAAAAATCAATGAAAGGGACAGTAGTTTTCCGACTTTTATAAAGACCCTCGGAACTCTTGCCGGAACCACCGGAATCACTATCCGGAGTGCAATGGAAAAACTTGATAGGGAAAACATAGGCTGTCTTAAGCCAGGAGTTGAAGAGCTGCATTCCGGCCTTTCCATGGGGTTTAAGTCAAAGCTCTGTTGGGAAAAATTCATAGGAGAAACAGGCTCCGAACTGATCAACAGGTGCTCAAGGATCTTTACCGATGCAGTAGAACTTGGAGGGGACCCTGCGGAGATAGGGAACATAGTCTCGAATTCAAGCCTGGCAATCGTCCTCCTAAGGATGAAACGGCAGATGGTCAGTTCAGGCTTCAGGGGGCTTGCCATAGCCCTGCATGCTGTTATGGTAGGGCTCTTGGTCTTTGTATTGGAGATGATTTCCAAATTCAGCTGGCTTGTCTCCAAGATGAACGAATCATATATATCCATGGAAGGAGGAACAGGAGGAATTTCTGCGATGGGGATGAGCATGTTCGACGTAGCCGAAAGCATACCCATGCTGTACAGGTTAACCTTCTCAGTGATAATTATCCTCACCGTTTCAAACACGCTTGTGGTGAAGATCGTGGAAGGCGGAGGGGATTACAAACTCTTTTTCTATGGGGGCCTGATGTCCGGAATTTCAGGACTCTGTATGATCCTTATTCCTCCGGTTGTATCGAGTGTATTCACATTCCAGATATGA